From Halobacillus sp. Marseille-Q1614, the proteins below share one genomic window:
- a CDS encoding carbon starvation protein A has product MSAIWLALAGGIVFILGYKYYSKFIAEKIYRLDPNYTTPAHKYKDGVDYVPTNKFVLWGHHFTSVAGAAPIVGPAIAVYWGWLPAIIWVLLGTVFAAGVHDFGTLVLSVRNKGQSVGTLAHKLIGQRAKVLFLFIILLLVLMVNAVFAWVIANLFISFPASVLSVFIQIPLAIWIGYRVYNRKGGMLLPSLAALAVMYGTAIIASYFPVLQIDLVRYFGGEGAQGLFGLDATATAFFVWIIVLMVYVYIASTLPVWKLLQPRDYINSHQLVVGLSLLYLGLLFTNPDITAPVTNPNADTSWFPLLFITIACGAISGFHGLVSSGTSSKQLDKETDARFVGYLGAIGEGALALIAIIAVITFFPSTAEFTATYSGFTAANGAGLGVFIQGASGLAAGLGIPTSVAATIVSVIVVSFAATTLDSSVRLMRYIIAELGMEYNVKPLTKTHVATTTAVVSSAALTLIPQGPNGFGSGGYLLWPLFGTSNQLLAGISLLLISIWLKRQGRAYWPTLIPMAFLMFMTLYAMGIQVLTQWAPWTGQSDWLLFIFGSIILVFALWIMVVAISAIMNGDQNKIEKSA; this is encoded by the coding sequence ATGAGTGCGATCTGGCTTGCTTTAGCTGGAGGTATTGTCTTTATCTTAGGATATAAATATTATTCTAAATTTATAGCGGAAAAGATTTATCGCCTGGATCCTAACTATACGACACCCGCCCACAAGTACAAAGACGGGGTGGACTATGTTCCGACAAACAAATTTGTACTGTGGGGACACCACTTTACGTCTGTTGCGGGTGCAGCACCAATTGTAGGTCCTGCCATCGCTGTGTACTGGGGCTGGCTGCCTGCTATTATATGGGTACTTCTTGGTACCGTCTTTGCAGCAGGTGTTCACGATTTTGGTACATTAGTTTTATCAGTTCGTAATAAAGGACAATCAGTAGGAACATTAGCACATAAACTGATTGGACAAAGAGCCAAAGTTCTGTTCTTATTTATCATTTTACTGCTTGTTTTAATGGTTAACGCCGTTTTTGCCTGGGTTATTGCCAACTTATTTATTTCTTTCCCAGCAAGCGTACTATCCGTTTTCATCCAAATTCCGCTTGCCATTTGGATAGGTTATCGTGTATACAATCGAAAAGGAGGAATGCTGCTTCCTTCATTAGCGGCTCTGGCCGTTATGTATGGAACTGCTATTATCGCCAGTTATTTTCCTGTATTACAAATTGACCTCGTTCGTTACTTTGGCGGCGAAGGAGCTCAAGGACTATTTGGACTTGATGCTACAGCGACAGCCTTCTTCGTATGGATTATTGTACTAATGGTTTATGTATATATTGCATCCACACTTCCGGTATGGAAGCTATTACAGCCGCGTGACTATATTAATTCACATCAGCTCGTTGTAGGTTTAAGCTTGCTTTATTTAGGACTGCTATTTACAAACCCTGATATTACGGCACCCGTCACCAACCCGAATGCTGATACATCCTGGTTCCCGCTGCTGTTTATCACCATTGCATGTGGTGCCATTTCCGGATTCCACGGACTGGTATCTTCCGGAACGTCCTCCAAGCAGCTTGATAAAGAAACAGATGCTCGTTTTGTTGGATATTTAGGAGCGATCGGTGAAGGTGCATTAGCTTTAATTGCAATTATTGCCGTTATCACCTTTTTCCCTTCCACTGCTGAATTCACTGCCACTTACAGCGGGTTCACAGCAGCTAACGGAGCGGGACTGGGCGTCTTTATTCAAGGGGCCAGCGGACTGGCTGCAGGCCTTGGAATTCCAACTTCTGTAGCGGCCACTATTGTTTCTGTAATTGTAGTAAGTTTTGCAGCGACAACACTCGACTCTTCTGTTCGTTTAATGCGTTATATTATTGCTGAGCTTGGTATGGAATATAATGTTAAGCCTCTAACTAAAACTCACGTTGCTACTACTACTGCAGTTGTATCAAGTGCTGCGCTGACTCTTATTCCACAAGGTCCGAATGGGTTTGGTTCCGGCGGTTACCTGCTGTGGCCATTGTTCGGTACTTCAAACCAGCTTTTGGCAGGGATCAGCTTACTGCTCATCTCGATCTGGCTGAAACGCCAAGGAAGAGCTTATTGGCCGACTTTAATCCCGATGGCTTTCCTCATGTTTATGACATTATACGCCATGGGTATTCAAGTGCTTACTCAATGGGCGCCATGGACAGGTCAAAGCGATTGGCTGCTATTCATCTTCGGCTCCATTATTCTTGTTTTTGCCCTATGGATTATGGTGGTTGCGATTTCCGCTATTATGAATGGAGATCAAAATAAGATTGAGAAAAGTGCTTAA
- a CDS encoding cory-CC-star protein translates to MTKKKLSLKRMFELYDQILSLPHKNEVARELRDEDDLFLLLVYSDMLGIPNPAFYYTLELYPYIIEKFHDWHLRMGMEKSPLDGIRCC, encoded by the coding sequence ATGACTAAGAAAAAACTATCATTGAAACGAATGTTTGAATTATATGATCAAATTTTGAGTCTTCCCCATAAAAACGAAGTAGCCAGAGAACTAAGGGATGAAGATGACCTCTTCCTCCTATTGGTCTATTCAGACATGCTTGGGATTCCTAATCCCGCCTTTTACTACACGTTAGAGCTCTACCCTTATATCATTGAAAAATTTCACGATTGGCATCTACGAATGGGGATGGAAAAGTCACCACTTGATGGAATTAGATGCTGCTAA